A single region of the Streptomyces vilmorinianum genome encodes:
- a CDS encoding DUF4913 domain-containing protein, translating to MSTIPQDGPETGEEVEFYFADVFAFVSEYLSPTICRRVNGSSATWCPRWWEHPEAGARLSALWLAWEHLRHDPALGMSTWWLHHADPHLRVLMDTDLGPFAACSPKVGGHTAYPFDPLPLETYDAHS from the coding sequence GTGAGCACGATCCCCCAAGACGGGCCGGAGACCGGCGAGGAAGTGGAGTTCTACTTCGCGGACGTCTTCGCCTTCGTCTCCGAATACCTCTCCCCGACGATCTGCCGCCGAGTGAACGGATCCTCCGCCACCTGGTGCCCCCGATGGTGGGAGCACCCCGAGGCCGGGGCGCGGCTCTCCGCCCTGTGGCTGGCCTGGGAGCATCTGCGCCACGATCCGGCCCTGGGCATGTCGACGTGGTGGCTGCACCACGCCGATCCGCACCTGCGGGTGCTCATGGACACGGACCTGGGTCCGTTCGCGGCCTGCTCCCCCAAGGTCGGCGGACACACGGCCTACCCCTTCGACCCGCTTCCTCTGGAGACGTACGACGCCCACTCATAG
- a CDS encoding zeta toxin family protein has translation MTGEYAQFYEELQQRMGPGGDLAMAGEYDTKNRHMEAGAWTRQRKGLHVALIERFKEQCKGKSRDGHAVLFTGGAPGSGKGRAQRGLSQWEAQDSALGDELRRVHGVSLDDYVVLDPDEFKVLLFEQGGAPQLPAGLDRLSDGRPLSPSEKASLVHRESGHVQDLIEKWARGEGYNLLYDQSLRALGWTANLLTELQREGYDQRVVLSVEVPEEQCLEQNASRWLAGRREFDAGRDWYGGRMAPEGFIRGLYANSGTGRGYSIGRENAEILAEQGLATGLITTDRGDFGPKPAPEAATPAANRAFQQGDATVRVSRGAQFMPGVDITATRAPTPRGVPTPTTPPPPAPGPRRGPGFGL, from the coding sequence TTGACGGGGGAATACGCTCAGTTCTACGAGGAGCTGCAGCAGCGGATGGGCCCTGGTGGGGACCTGGCGATGGCAGGGGAGTACGACACCAAGAATCGCCATATGGAAGCGGGAGCGTGGACTCGCCAACGTAAAGGTCTGCACGTCGCGCTCATCGAGCGGTTCAAGGAGCAGTGCAAGGGGAAGTCCCGAGACGGTCACGCCGTGCTCTTCACGGGTGGAGCGCCCGGGTCGGGTAAGGGCAGGGCACAGCGCGGTCTATCGCAGTGGGAGGCGCAGGATTCGGCGCTCGGTGACGAGCTGCGGCGCGTGCACGGTGTGAGCCTCGACGACTACGTCGTCCTCGATCCGGACGAATTCAAGGTGCTGCTCTTCGAGCAGGGCGGCGCACCGCAGCTTCCCGCCGGGCTCGACCGGCTGTCCGACGGCCGCCCGCTGTCCCCTTCGGAGAAAGCGTCCCTGGTCCACCGGGAGTCGGGCCATGTCCAGGACCTGATCGAGAAGTGGGCCCGTGGCGAGGGCTACAACCTGCTCTACGACCAGTCCCTGCGGGCCCTCGGGTGGACCGCGAACCTGCTCACGGAACTTCAGCGCGAGGGCTACGACCAGCGTGTGGTGCTGTCGGTGGAGGTCCCCGAGGAGCAGTGCCTGGAGCAGAACGCGTCCCGCTGGCTGGCAGGCCGCCGCGAGTTCGATGCTGGGCGTGACTGGTACGGCGGCCGCATGGCGCCCGAGGGCTTCATCCGTGGCCTGTACGCGAACAGCGGCACGGGCCGTGGCTATTCCATCGGCCGGGAGAACGCCGAGATACTTGCCGAGCAGGGCCTGGCCACCGGGCTGATCACGACCGACCGGGGCGACTTCGGCCCGAAGCCGGCACCGGAGGCAGCGACTCCGGCCGCGAACCGGGCCTTCCAGCAGGGCGATGCCACGGTACGGGTGAGCAGAGGCGCCCAGTTCATGCCCGGCGTGGACATCACCGCCACCCGCGCCCCGACCCCACGAGGCGTCCCCACCCCGACGACTCCCCCTCCGCCCGCGCCGGGCCCCCGGCGCGGCCCCGGCTTCGGTCTCTGA
- a CDS encoding WhiB family transcriptional regulator, giving the protein MRRTHAASISATPGAAAASLPCHRRPDVFRHPLLENPPVSSAELPIQGRRIQALAHAARQLCASCPLRRECLEDSVLRPDPGGYLAGTTEQDRRLIRRRLGIGTPQGDLTTPVDLRQRSADFEAELDAVLDAFAPGHTSRHLRPRPRTPVRPGPRSTVPTQKTHHVAEVSMAAPAGERITFALDDPVLAVQQAVLTPLLLAALPALEASERLAGMLAHAPSAGLAPELAESCRRARLGLEAWRAEQPEDASRIPADTGLVGSVSVELATSDPITALRQDLFEPLLRRVADSIVRIEEVMSVLMTGPDGGIDADTGMDPNADRTKGGASGRAMLADLRAALRELAAHIEAYEAVAPAAGFPASGGPGRPGAPDTGGAVVRALHPSTSLRQAVDRAVASLPGPFTARDVLIALPPEVFQESAKSISNILSAMVKSARLRRVSRGTYTLDPTESPVVPFARDDLAEHS; this is encoded by the coding sequence ATGCGCAGGACTCACGCTGCGTCCATATCGGCAACGCCAGGCGCGGCCGCCGCTTCGCTGCCCTGCCACCGCCGGCCGGACGTCTTCCGGCATCCGCTTCTGGAGAACCCGCCCGTCAGCTCCGCCGAACTGCCCATCCAGGGACGGCGCATCCAGGCCCTGGCCCACGCGGCTCGGCAGCTCTGCGCCTCCTGCCCGCTCCGGCGGGAGTGCCTGGAGGACTCCGTCCTCCGCCCGGATCCGGGCGGGTACCTCGCCGGGACCACCGAGCAGGACCGGCGGCTCATCCGCCGCCGGCTCGGCATCGGCACCCCGCAAGGGGACCTGACGACCCCGGTGGACCTCAGGCAGCGGTCCGCCGACTTCGAGGCCGAACTCGATGCCGTACTGGACGCGTTCGCGCCCGGACACACGTCCCGGCACCTGCGCCCGCGCCCGCGTACGCCGGTCCGGCCGGGGCCGCGGTCCACGGTCCCAACCCAGAAGACACATCACGTAGCAGAGGTATCAATGGCGGCGCCGGCAGGTGAACGGATCACCTTCGCTCTCGACGATCCCGTGCTCGCCGTGCAGCAGGCCGTCCTCACTCCGCTGCTGCTCGCCGCGCTGCCCGCGCTCGAAGCATCCGAGCGGCTCGCCGGGATGCTGGCGCACGCGCCGTCCGCCGGTCTCGCGCCGGAGCTGGCCGAGTCGTGCCGGCGGGCGCGCCTCGGCCTGGAGGCCTGGCGGGCCGAGCAGCCCGAGGACGCTTCCCGCATTCCGGCGGACACCGGGCTCGTCGGCTCGGTCAGCGTCGAGCTCGCGACCAGCGACCCGATCACCGCACTGCGTCAGGACCTCTTCGAGCCTCTGCTGCGGCGGGTCGCGGACTCGATCGTCCGGATCGAGGAGGTCATGTCGGTTCTCATGACCGGGCCGGACGGCGGCATCGACGCGGACACGGGCATGGACCCGAACGCGGATCGCACGAAGGGCGGCGCGTCCGGACGCGCGATGCTGGCGGACCTCCGGGCCGCGCTGCGCGAACTCGCCGCGCACATCGAGGCGTACGAGGCGGTCGCTCCGGCCGCCGGCTTCCCGGCCTCTGGAGGCCCTGGCCGCCCCGGCGCCCCGGACACCGGGGGCGCGGTGGTGCGCGCCCTCCACCCCTCGACGAGCCTGCGCCAGGCCGTGGACCGGGCTGTCGCCTCGCTGCCCGGTCCGTTCACCGCCCGCGACGTGCTGATCGCGCTGCCCCCGGAGGTGTTCCAGGAGTCGGCGAAGTCGATCAGCAACATCCTGTCCGCCATGGTCAAGTCCGCACGGCTCCGGCGCGTGTCCCGTGGTACGTACACCCTTGACCCCACGGAATCCCCCGTCGTTCCGTTCGCCCGTGACGACCTCGCCGAACACTCCTGA
- a CDS encoding PRA1 family protein, producing MSRGTRTVPRSPGNLVRGAGRIVRTGLFLVFALVALTLSVPNTAQAIEFDISCKVTGDDSYTRDSPGANGESIIPAVNQWEKDKSKRAKNLNDTSGMITGAVEMRNSPDRYTFYEINGMRGLNWSMTFLGRGNASEPNPDGDEADKCSVMDMVNNGVANMVFNGTKILSRAAISIKELASNPSPLSGLYTGRDNAIGALRDNLFKPAVPAMILLTGIWVFTKWRQQQMREVWSGVGWACLTTIAVVALLAGSGDNRDSNYHKVIEQADVGIANFNSLLAEAVLSGMSGELQSPCDLNQDEKTNRGLRASSCTMYDTLVFRPWALGQFGENGANCIFKNDGDGKVENGTCFPDSTGTECDYGRGVRCEDLRVKHAVSQSTTNIDEFPEDKPEIDKEKEQWVPIRIDIAGGTGKGYPNRANSVADQHVYPVPFNDWAGQNAGTRVGLAFYSLVAALIAGVMVIVLSALTLLWHAVTLILIIMLPLVATIGIHPSQQKLLKGWLQTFIHSFVLRAGFGIILTVLLVLYQMILPARISLGMQLLMLILVTVAVVMMLKKLIGGAYSPKIAGAEDALGVGDMPGAVAAKAVPMMGSVARGGASVTGRVAAGTGRVAGGAAKRVGGMVGRGLDKKVFDEKLQKGGWLAINNSKRQQRKSAYQARTVQQDSYDRAASNADNGPASGETAQQAPRRTGRVSQRNTTPPPAATPAPQQQPAPQPVPQQSAPPAAAPRPPRVQPPQQPVVQQPAQPNPPQLPPQRPPGDGNRMPR from the coding sequence ATGTCACGCGGAACTCGTACCGTCCCCCGCTCGCCGGGCAACCTGGTGCGCGGTGCCGGGCGGATCGTCAGAACAGGCCTGTTCCTCGTTTTCGCGCTGGTCGCGCTGACGCTCTCCGTCCCGAACACGGCGCAGGCCATCGAATTCGACATCAGCTGCAAGGTCACCGGGGATGACAGCTACACCCGCGACAGTCCGGGTGCGAACGGCGAGTCCATCATTCCCGCGGTCAATCAGTGGGAAAAGGATAAGAGTAAACGCGCCAAGAACCTCAATGACACGAGTGGCATGATCACCGGCGCCGTTGAGATGCGCAACAGCCCCGACAGGTACACGTTCTACGAGATCAACGGCATGCGGGGCCTGAACTGGTCCATGACCTTCCTCGGGAGAGGCAACGCCTCCGAACCCAACCCGGATGGCGACGAGGCCGACAAGTGTTCGGTCATGGACATGGTCAACAATGGTGTCGCCAACATGGTCTTCAACGGCACTAAGATTCTTTCTCGTGCGGCCATCTCCATCAAGGAACTGGCTTCGAATCCGAGCCCTCTCAGTGGTCTGTATACGGGGCGTGACAACGCTATTGGCGCGCTGCGGGACAACCTCTTCAAGCCTGCCGTGCCCGCCATGATCCTGCTCACCGGTATCTGGGTGTTCACCAAGTGGCGCCAGCAGCAGATGCGCGAGGTCTGGTCAGGTGTCGGATGGGCCTGCCTGACGACCATCGCCGTAGTCGCCCTGCTTGCCGGTAGCGGTGACAACCGCGACAGCAATTATCACAAGGTCATCGAACAGGCCGACGTCGGCATCGCCAACTTCAACTCGCTGCTGGCCGAGGCGGTCCTGTCGGGCATGTCCGGAGAGCTGCAGTCGCCTTGCGACCTCAACCAGGATGAGAAGACCAATCGAGGGCTTCGCGCCTCGAGTTGCACCATGTACGACACCCTCGTCTTCCGACCCTGGGCCCTGGGCCAGTTCGGGGAAAATGGTGCGAACTGCATCTTCAAGAACGATGGCGACGGTAAGGTCGAGAACGGCACGTGCTTCCCGGACAGCACGGGCACCGAGTGCGACTACGGTCGAGGCGTGCGCTGCGAGGATCTCAGGGTCAAGCACGCCGTGTCGCAGTCCACGACCAACATCGACGAGTTCCCCGAGGATAAGCCGGAGATCGACAAGGAAAAGGAGCAATGGGTCCCCATTCGGATAGACATCGCCGGCGGCACGGGAAAGGGCTATCCGAATCGGGCGAATTCTGTCGCGGACCAGCACGTTTACCCAGTTCCCTTCAATGACTGGGCAGGGCAAAACGCCGGCACTCGCGTCGGACTCGCCTTCTATTCCCTGGTCGCCGCTCTCATCGCCGGCGTCATGGTCATCGTGCTCAGTGCCCTCACTCTGCTCTGGCACGCGGTGACGCTCATCCTGATCATCATGCTGCCGCTGGTCGCCACGATCGGCATCCACCCCTCCCAGCAGAAGCTGCTCAAAGGCTGGCTGCAGACGTTCATCCACAGCTTCGTGCTACGGGCCGGCTTCGGGATCATCCTCACCGTGCTGCTCGTGCTCTACCAGATGATCCTGCCTGCCCGGATCTCGCTGGGCATGCAGCTCCTCATGCTCATCCTCGTCACCGTCGCCGTCGTGATGATGCTCAAGAAGCTCATCGGAGGGGCGTACAGCCCGAAGATCGCCGGAGCTGAGGATGCCCTCGGCGTGGGCGACATGCCGGGTGCGGTGGCCGCGAAGGCCGTTCCGATGATGGGGTCGGTCGCTCGGGGCGGGGCTTCGGTGACCGGCAGGGTGGCCGCGGGAACCGGGCGGGTCGCGGGGGGCGCCGCGAAGCGTGTCGGAGGCATGGTCGGTCGGGGGTTGGACAAGAAGGTCTTCGACGAGAAGCTGCAGAAGGGTGGCTGGCTCGCGATCAACAACTCCAAGCGCCAGCAGCGCAAGAGCGCCTACCAGGCACGTACGGTCCAGCAGGACTCGTACGACAGGGCGGCCTCGAACGCAGACAACGGTCCCGCTTCGGGGGAGACCGCTCAGCAGGCCCCCCGTCGTACCGGCCGCGTCAGTCAGCGCAACACCACTCCGCCCCCGGCTGCGACGCCGGCGCCGCAGCAGCAGCCGGCACCGCAGCCCGTGCCGCAGCAGTCCGCGCCGCCGGCCGCGGCGCCCCGCCCCCCGCGCGTCCAGCCGCCCCAGCAGCCGGTGGTGCAGCAGCCCGCGCAGCCGAACCCGCCGCAGCTGCCCCCGCAGCGGCCGCCGGGTGACGGCAACCGCATGCCCCGATAG
- a CDS encoding ATP-binding protein — translation MFMMILLGGAVAFFVIAMIMAASSSKAKAANGNQGGDGKSGSGSRGGSGNRGRSQGDRGQARREEMRLPYRYADDMIFVHGDSVWTGIVLPTSIDEYLNATELQAMAEAPARALLNLARGDRNVECHYRKVYRPITAVGWAEELNAVAWDPTENYKAYNFRKAEYQERIGAMRERNILLVKLGSLKRGSGDGSGVLPGGDDPVEELALSRALTGAADKAAASATGVHGEYLSPGLLAQWTQVAREVHESLESLGGTPLAREELVWLIRKPLHGDLPVPPEPVLGSRSWGPDQFDLVVDFSGENRKTHIVLHQYDEVTGEQHTSYTTTLVAANWPTETRFRQSTAWARYAAQNVEFPVEIDMRFTLIPYMKFKDRAGKISGNLLDEMNDMANSGRSPDTKLANQVTRAQHLVDDIEEHKMPGMEAQIRFTVSASDPAELERRRRILEMQFKQDLKVTLLRPTRQQWRLLQSQLPGNAPKLPIAPYLRLQEVEQLGAGLPTAGTELGDNPEQRSGKKLGWVGNLVGWAGKMPVHYSLHVGPARNDGGGLAIVGASGGGKSSLALQKFYEESESGVRCLVIDPKTDFAQLCYYLGFGAQVNDPEFAADAERGVLGTPESRFQPVNPEFWAETEVVDLLKGQAGVLDPWVIARDVPSGRLLAESMLRGFLGDEDYQRVRLPVIEAMATVVGWYNSAIRQATEQGLSARDAEDRVPRPTLWQVVDEVVRAYDHAVATNDREAAKDLKLAQMLLTELRTLPYARLAFAEKPQTLSAMRKRRTVITLRGFQSPAASDPRNWNPAERLAATALMAVVELGSQMLDVGYEKNPVTGEIGLRPKALFVDEAYVVTATESGRDLMRRALKQGRSYLAVTVLITQQAIDLVQIEDSEARSGGANQIHTVFAFKQKSAQEASLVAPLLGRPETDAKVVAALQELRTGVCLQRDADKRVGTVAVDLVFKEILAATDTNGTTRPSRQGVNPPLSVWDWTFLQETNDLDPTPSPAQEATAAV, via the coding sequence ATGTTCATGATGATCCTTCTGGGCGGGGCGGTCGCCTTCTTCGTGATCGCCATGATCATGGCCGCCTCCTCCTCCAAGGCCAAGGCCGCCAACGGCAACCAGGGCGGCGACGGAAAGTCCGGCTCCGGTTCACGCGGCGGCTCCGGCAACCGCGGCCGCTCCCAGGGCGACCGCGGGCAGGCCCGGCGCGAGGAGATGCGGCTGCCGTACCGCTACGCCGACGACATGATCTTCGTCCACGGCGACTCGGTCTGGACCGGCATCGTCCTGCCCACCTCCATCGACGAGTACCTCAACGCCACCGAGCTGCAGGCGATGGCCGAGGCCCCGGCCCGCGCCCTGCTCAACCTCGCGCGGGGCGACCGGAACGTCGAGTGCCACTACCGCAAGGTGTACCGGCCGATCACCGCCGTCGGCTGGGCCGAGGAGCTCAACGCCGTCGCCTGGGACCCGACCGAGAACTACAAGGCGTACAACTTCCGCAAGGCGGAGTACCAGGAGCGCATCGGGGCGATGCGCGAGCGGAACATCCTGCTGGTCAAGCTGGGTTCGCTGAAGCGCGGTTCCGGTGACGGCAGCGGTGTGCTGCCCGGCGGCGACGACCCGGTCGAGGAGCTGGCCCTGTCCCGTGCCCTGACCGGCGCGGCCGACAAGGCGGCGGCGAGCGCGACCGGTGTCCACGGCGAGTACCTGTCGCCGGGTCTGCTGGCCCAGTGGACCCAGGTGGCGCGTGAGGTGCACGAGAGCCTGGAGAGCCTCGGCGGTACGCCGCTGGCCCGCGAGGAGCTGGTCTGGCTGATCCGCAAGCCCCTCCACGGCGACCTGCCGGTGCCGCCCGAGCCGGTGCTCGGTTCGCGGTCGTGGGGTCCGGACCAGTTCGACCTGGTGGTCGACTTCTCCGGTGAGAACCGCAAGACGCACATCGTGCTGCACCAGTACGACGAGGTCACCGGCGAGCAGCACACCAGCTACACGACGACGCTGGTCGCCGCCAACTGGCCGACGGAGACCCGGTTCCGCCAGTCGACCGCCTGGGCGCGGTACGCGGCGCAGAACGTGGAGTTCCCGGTCGAGATCGACATGCGCTTCACCCTCATCCCGTACATGAAGTTCAAGGATCGCGCCGGAAAGATCAGCGGCAACCTCCTGGACGAGATGAACGACATGGCCAACTCCGGCCGTTCGCCCGACACCAAGCTCGCCAACCAGGTCACCCGCGCCCAGCACCTCGTCGACGACATCGAGGAGCACAAGATGCCGGGCATGGAGGCGCAGATCCGTTTCACGGTCTCCGCGTCCGACCCGGCGGAGCTGGAGCGGCGCCGGCGCATCCTGGAGATGCAGTTCAAGCAGGACCTGAAGGTCACGCTGCTGCGCCCGACGCGTCAGCAGTGGCGGCTGCTCCAGTCGCAGCTGCCGGGCAACGCCCCGAAGCTGCCCATCGCGCCGTACCTGCGGCTGCAGGAGGTGGAGCAGCTCGGCGCCGGGCTGCCGACGGCCGGCACGGAGCTGGGCGACAACCCCGAGCAGCGGTCCGGCAAGAAGCTCGGCTGGGTGGGCAACCTGGTCGGGTGGGCGGGCAAGATGCCGGTCCACTACTCGCTGCACGTCGGCCCGGCCCGTAACGACGGCGGTGGTCTCGCCATCGTCGGCGCGTCCGGTGGTGGAAAGTCGTCGCTGGCGCTGCAGAAGTTCTACGAGGAGTCGGAGTCGGGCGTCCGTTGCCTGGTCATCGACCCGAAGACGGACTTCGCGCAGCTCTGTTACTACCTGGGCTTCGGCGCCCAGGTGAACGATCCGGAGTTCGCGGCGGACGCGGAGCGGGGTGTGCTCGGGACGCCGGAGAGCCGGTTCCAGCCGGTGAACCCGGAGTTCTGGGCGGAGACGGAGGTCGTCGACCTTCTCAAGGGCCAGGCGGGCGTGCTCGATCCGTGGGTGATCGCCCGCGACGTGCCGTCGGGCCGGCTGCTCGCCGAATCGATGCTGCGGGGATTCCTGGGCGACGAGGACTACCAGCGGGTGCGGCTGCCCGTCATCGAGGCGATGGCGACGGTCGTCGGCTGGTACAACTCGGCGATCCGGCAGGCGACGGAGCAGGGCCTGAGCGCGCGGGACGCCGAGGACCGGGTGCCGAGGCCGACGCTGTGGCAGGTCGTCGACGAGGTCGTACGGGCCTATGACCACGCGGTGGCGACGAACGACCGCGAGGCCGCGAAGGACCTGAAGCTGGCGCAGATGCTGCTGACCGAGCTGAGGACGCTGCCGTACGCGCGACTGGCGTTCGCGGAGAAGCCGCAGACCCTGTCGGCGATGCGGAAGCGTCGTACGGTCATCACCCTGCGCGGATTCCAGTCACCCGCGGCCTCCGACCCGCGCAACTGGAACCCGGCCGAGCGGCTCGCGGCGACGGCGCTGATGGCGGTCGTCGAGCTGGGCAGCCAGATGCTGGACGTCGGGTACGAGAAGAACCCGGTGACGGGCGAGATCGGACTGCGTCCGAAGGCGCTGTTCGTGGACGAGGCGTACGTCGTCACGGCGACGGAGAGCGGCCGGGACCTGATGCGCCGGGCGCTGAAGCAGGGCCGTTCGTACCTGGCGGTGACGGTACTGATCACCCAGCAGGCCATCGACCTGGTCCAGATCGAGGACTCCGAGGCGCGCAGCGGTGGCGCGAACCAGATCCACACGGTGTTCGCGTTCAAGCAGAAGTCCGCTCAGGAGGCGTCGCTTGTGGCGCCATTGCTCGGCCGCCCCGAGACCGACGCGAAGGTCGTCGCCGCTCTGCAGGAGCTCCGCACGGGTGTCTGCCTCCAGCGCGACGCGGACAAGCGGGTGGGGACGGTGGCGGTGGACCTGGTCTTCAAGGAGATCCTCGCGGCCACGGACACGAACGGCACGACCCGCCCGTCGAGGCAGGGCGTGAACCCCCCGCTGAGCGTCTGGGACTGGACGTTCCTGCAGGAGACGAACGACCTGGACCCGACGCCGAGCCCGGCCCAGGAAGCCACGGCCGCGGTCTGA
- a CDS encoding conjugal transfer protein: protein MTDHSSPAGGAGGNQPPAQPGQFGPPHMAAGQQPPAPQQPHQAQQPHQAQPPQQAQQKPTQAPAPYGYPAAHPQAAPAPAAAQPPMASEAARAQVAAAWTRRAPQAAVPPAEAAVPALPPRQSPSSDAAKQNKKDRREQARAERKAAYEAKKAERESRKRGGTPAPAPVAASAPVAASAPGGTPAPVAASAPGGTPAPVATSVPASGRVSGQAPAAAGSASPSSTGAGFDIPRPGGRLPATGRGTHVALRATLLFTTCAFALGSCGVVGIAIGNSSTAPTAALDAKDVQRYRLTEYPTQAAGTFAEKYATLCLTYDPKTAEQRRDELARYATSGVDRDCGWNGQGVQTVTAATWDGSVEELPEYGKNGRYLGVQVTLSTGRVTTVSVPVYVANPATGSGLRIVGDIGEMPLPGRGTAPEVDRDAEIVDDVLSDQLKAQVMPGYFTAWGASDSTAMSRFTTPDATAAATSGLSGALSAPEVATVEALAPAGTEDGDTITYKYGQSVRVRVTVVWGGAGAGDATGEASAPQVKRSYRLTVVNTAQGWFIKDVRGAVLDPAGGSGAGDEPSASPSPGQETPAAGTTTPPATGATTPPATGAAKPPATKPATKPTTKPAGQ from the coding sequence ATGACGGACCACAGCAGTCCCGCCGGTGGTGCCGGCGGAAACCAACCGCCCGCGCAGCCGGGCCAGTTCGGGCCGCCTCACATGGCCGCCGGGCAGCAGCCGCCCGCTCCGCAGCAGCCGCACCAGGCCCAGCAGCCGCACCAGGCTCAACCGCCTCAGCAGGCCCAGCAGAAACCGACCCAGGCTCCGGCGCCGTACGGCTACCCGGCGGCCCACCCGCAGGCCGCTCCGGCCCCCGCGGCGGCCCAGCCGCCGATGGCGTCCGAGGCCGCGCGCGCCCAGGTGGCCGCCGCGTGGACGCGACGCGCCCCGCAGGCCGCCGTACCGCCCGCCGAAGCCGCGGTACCGGCCCTTCCGCCGCGCCAGAGCCCGTCCTCGGACGCCGCGAAGCAGAACAAGAAGGACCGCCGCGAGCAGGCCAGGGCCGAGCGGAAGGCCGCGTACGAGGCGAAGAAGGCGGAACGGGAGAGCCGTAAGCGCGGTGGAACCCCGGCGCCCGCGCCCGTCGCCGCCTCCGCCCCGGTCGCCGCCTCCGCCCCGGGCGGCACGCCCGCGCCCGTCGCAGCCTCCGCCCCGGGCGGCACGCCCGCGCCCGTCGCCACCTCCGTACCGGCGTCCGGCCGTGTCTCCGGGCAGGCGCCCGCAGCCGCCGGGTCCGCCTCACCCTCCTCCACGGGTGCCGGATTCGACATACCCCGCCCCGGTGGCCGACTGCCCGCGACGGGCCGTGGCACGCACGTCGCTCTGCGGGCCACCCTCCTCTTCACCACCTGCGCCTTCGCCCTCGGCTCGTGCGGCGTCGTCGGGATCGCGATCGGGAACTCCTCCACCGCGCCGACCGCCGCCCTCGACGCCAAGGACGTACAGCGGTACCGGCTCACCGAGTACCCGACCCAGGCGGCGGGGACGTTCGCCGAGAAGTACGCGACGCTCTGTCTGACGTACGACCCGAAGACGGCCGAACAGCGCCGCGATGAGCTGGCCCGCTACGCCACGTCCGGGGTCGACCGCGACTGCGGCTGGAACGGCCAGGGCGTGCAGACCGTCACGGCCGCCACCTGGGACGGCAGCGTCGAAGAGCTTCCCGAGTACGGAAAGAACGGCCGGTACCTGGGCGTTCAGGTCACACTGTCGACCGGGCGGGTCACCACCGTCTCCGTCCCCGTGTACGTGGCGAACCCGGCCACCGGGTCGGGGCTGCGGATCGTCGGCGACATCGGCGAGATGCCGCTGCCCGGCCGCGGCACCGCGCCCGAGGTCGACCGGGACGCCGAGATCGTCGACGACGTGCTCTCGGACCAGCTCAAGGCACAGGTGATGCCCGGCTACTTCACGGCCTGGGGCGCCTCCGACTCCACCGCGATGTCCCGCTTCACGACCCCCGACGCCACCGCCGCCGCGACCTCCGGACTCTCGGGCGCGCTGTCCGCGCCCGAGGTCGCGACGGTCGAGGCCCTGGCCCCGGCCGGTACGGAGGACGGCGACACGATCACGTACAAGTACGGGCAGTCCGTGCGGGTGCGGGTGACGGTCGTCTGGGGCGGGGCCGGTGCCGGGGACGCCACCGGTGAGGCCTCCGCGCCGCAGGTGAAGCGTTCGTACCGGCTGACCGTCGTGAACACCGCCCAGGGCTGGTTCATCAAGGACGTGCGGGGCGCGGTCCTCGATCCGGCGGGCGGGAGCGGCGCCGGCGACGAGCCGAGCGCCTCCCCGTCCCCGGGACAGGAGACCCCGGCGGCCGGGACCACCACGCCGCCGGCCACGGGGGCCACCACGCCGCCCGCCACCGGCGCCGCCAAGCCGCCGGCCACGAAGCCCGCGACCAAGCCCACCACGAAGCCGGCCGGCCAGTAG